The following are encoded together in the Myxococcota bacterium genome:
- a CDS encoding glycosyltransferase — protein MSLPGPGSPAAPAPEISVLLPVRDGAETLRAALDSTLASVGPAIEVVCVDDGSRDATAAILRDYARRDARLRVLTRPARGIVPSLCDALAAARAPLVARMDADDEMHPERLAAQRTLLEARPDLGLAGCLVESFRAGGLRDGYRLFTDWANACVSPDEISREAFVDCPVPHPTWLAPRAAIERAGGWRDPGWAEDLDLFYRLLEQGVRAAKVPRTLHRWRDHDGRLSRTDPRYGRVGLARAKAHWLPRIRPMSAAVFLGAGRTARRYARLLASEGVKTHALAAPEEPGPACSWQGIPVLGPAGLAAGVSDWRRSGMLFLGAAAVRGARSRIREILSGLGLVEGRDFVMLA, from the coding sequence ATGTCACTCCCCGGGCCCGGCTCGCCCGCCGCGCCCGCGCCCGAGATCTCGGTCCTGCTCCCGGTGCGCGACGGCGCCGAGACTCTGCGCGCGGCGCTCGACTCGACACTGGCGAGTGTCGGCCCCGCCATCGAGGTCGTGTGCGTCGACGACGGCTCACGCGACGCCACCGCCGCCATCCTGCGGGACTACGCGCGGCGCGACGCGCGCCTGCGCGTGCTGACCCGGCCGGCGCGCGGCATCGTGCCGTCGCTCTGCGACGCGCTCGCCGCGGCGCGCGCGCCGTTGGTGGCGCGCATGGACGCCGACGACGAGATGCACCCCGAGCGGCTCGCCGCGCAGCGCACCCTGCTCGAGGCCCGGCCCGACCTGGGCCTGGCCGGGTGCCTGGTCGAGTCATTCCGCGCCGGCGGGCTGCGCGACGGCTACCGGCTGTTCACCGACTGGGCGAACGCGTGTGTCTCGCCCGACGAGATCTCGCGCGAGGCCTTCGTCGACTGCCCGGTGCCCCACCCGACCTGGCTCGCCCCGCGCGCGGCGATCGAGCGCGCCGGCGGCTGGCGCGACCCGGGCTGGGCCGAGGACCTCGACCTCTTCTACCGCCTGCTCGAGCAGGGCGTGCGCGCGGCCAAGGTCCCGCGGACGCTGCACCGCTGGCGCGATCACGACGGCCGGCTCAGCCGCACCGACCCGCGTTACGGACGGGTGGGGCTGGCCCGCGCCAAGGCCCACTGGCTGCCGCGCATCCGGCCGATGTCGGCCGCCGTTTTTCTGGGCGCGGGTCGCACCGCGCGCCGTTATGCCCGGCTTCTCGCCTCGGAAGGCGTGAAAACGCACGCCCTGGCCGCTCCCGAGGAGCCCGGGCCGGCATGCAGCTGGCAAGGCATTCCGGTGCTCGGCCCTGCGGGGCTCGCAGCAGGCGTTTCGGACTGGCGGCGGTCGGGGATGTTGTTCCTGGGTGCGGCGGCGGTGCGTGGCGCGCGCAGCCGGATTCGGGAAATCCTCTCCGGTCTCGGCCTCGTCGAAGGGCGCGATTTCGTCATGTTGGCCTAG
- the glmU gene encoding bifunctional UDP-N-acetylglucosamine diphosphorylase/glucosamine-1-phosphate N-acetyltransferase GlmU, with translation MSRGDLALVLMAAGKGTRMRSRLPKVLHPVCGRPILMHALELGRELGAKRRIVVVGSGEDEVRAALAAEGYSDVELVRQAEQRGTGHAALQAKSLLADHPGPVLVMNGDHPLYRARTFRALREAFERSGADLEILVTDMPNPTGYGRVLRDAGGRVARVVEEVELAETMKRISEVNLGAYLAEASLLFDLLERVRDDNEKGEFYITDVVEIARQLGKTVDSAKAEDWTESLGINTRLELARAEGLLRERIVDKLMLDGVTLEDPEQTYIDVDVQIGQDTVIAAGAVIRRGVRIGTGCRIDPGVVIEGSVLGNDVWLKPGCYLEGSRIADRCVLGPNAHLRPGADLGEDVRLGNFVEVKNSVIGAGTKADHLTYIGDADVGSKVTFGCGSIVVNYDGEKKRRTTIGDGAFIGCNSNLLAPVVIEAEAYVGAGSTISKTVPSGALGIARAEQRNIEGWRKRRFKGGHEHDQ, from the coding sequence ATGTCTCGAGGGGATCTGGCGCTGGTGCTGATGGCGGCGGGCAAAGGCACGCGCATGCGCTCGCGCCTGCCGAAGGTCCTGCACCCGGTGTGCGGGCGGCCCATTCTCATGCACGCGCTCGAGCTGGGGCGCGAGCTGGGCGCCAAGCGCCGGATCGTGGTCGTGGGCTCGGGCGAGGACGAGGTGCGGGCCGCTCTCGCCGCCGAGGGCTACTCGGACGTGGAGCTGGTGCGCCAGGCCGAGCAGCGCGGAACGGGCCACGCGGCGCTGCAGGCCAAGTCGCTGCTCGCCGACCACCCGGGTCCCGTGCTGGTGATGAACGGCGACCACCCGCTCTATCGCGCGCGCACCTTCCGGGCCCTGCGCGAGGCCTTCGAGCGCAGCGGCGCCGACCTGGAGATCCTGGTGACCGACATGCCCAACCCGACCGGCTACGGGCGCGTGCTGCGCGACGCCGGCGGGCGCGTGGCGCGCGTGGTCGAAGAGGTCGAGCTGGCCGAGACCATGAAGCGCATCAGCGAGGTGAACCTGGGCGCGTATCTCGCCGAGGCCAGCCTGCTCTTCGACCTGCTCGAGCGCGTGCGCGACGACAACGAGAAGGGCGAGTTCTACATCACCGACGTGGTCGAGATCGCGCGCCAGCTCGGCAAGACCGTCGACAGCGCGAAGGCCGAGGACTGGACCGAGTCACTGGGCATCAACACGCGGCTCGAGCTCGCGCGCGCCGAAGGCCTGCTGCGCGAGCGCATCGTCGACAAGCTCATGCTCGACGGGGTGACGCTCGAGGACCCCGAGCAGACCTACATCGACGTCGACGTGCAGATCGGCCAAGACACGGTGATCGCCGCGGGCGCGGTGATCCGCCGCGGCGTGCGCATCGGCACGGGCTGCCGCATCGACCCGGGCGTGGTGATCGAGGGGTCGGTGCTGGGCAACGACGTGTGGCTCAAGCCCGGCTGCTACCTCGAGGGCTCGCGCATCGCCGACCGCTGCGTGCTCGGCCCCAACGCCCACCTGCGCCCGGGCGCCGACCTGGGCGAGGACGTGCGGCTGGGGAACTTCGTCGAGGTGAAGAACTCGGTGATCGGCGCCGGCACCAAGGCCGACCACCTGACCTACATCGGCGACGCCGACGTGGGCAGCAAAGTGACCTTCGGCTGCGGATCCATCGTCGTGAACTACGACGGGGAGAAGAAGCGGCGAACCACGATCGGCGACGGCGCTTTCATCGGCTGCAATTCGAATCTGCTCGCCCCGGTCGTCATCGAAGCCGAGGCGTACGTCGGCGCGGGCTCGACCATCAGCAAGACGGTCCCCAGCGGGGCCCTCGGCATCGCGCGGGCGGAGCAGCGCAACATCGAGGGCTGGCGCAAGCGCCGTTTCAAGGGCGGTCACGAGCACGACCAGTGA
- a CDS encoding glutamine--fructose-6-phosphate aminotransferase (Catalyzes the first step in hexosamine metabolism, converting fructose-6P into glucosamine-6P using glutamine as a nitrogen source), with translation MCGIVGYVGHSDRAQDVILDGLRRLEYRGYDSAGIAVVVDRKLRLVRAQGKLVNLEAALRDVPLAGSLGIGHTRWATHGKPSERNAHPHVAGTVAVIGNGIVENFRELRDELERAGCVFKSDTDTE, from the coding sequence ATGTGCGGGATCGTAGGCTACGTAGGCCACAGTGACCGGGCGCAGGACGTGATTCTCGACGGGCTGCGGCGGCTCGAGTACCGCGGCTACGACTCGGCGGGGATCGCGGTCGTGGTCGACCGGAAGCTCCGGCTGGTGCGCGCGCAGGGCAAGCTCGTGAACCTCGAGGCTGCGCTGCGCGACGTGCCGCTCGCCGGCTCGCTCGGCATCGGCCACACGCGTTGGGCGACTCACGGCAAGCCCAGTGAGCGCAACGCGCATCCGCACGTCGCGGGCACGGTCGCGGTGATCGGCAACGGCATCGTCGAGAACTTCCGCGAGCTGCGCGACGAGCTGGAGCGCGCCGGCTGCGTGTTCAAGAGCGACACCGACACCGAG